One Carassius auratus strain Wakin chromosome 4, ASM336829v1, whole genome shotgun sequence DNA segment encodes these proteins:
- the LOC113065429 gene encoding SIN3-HDAC complex-associated factor-like: protein MFGFHKPKMYRSLDGCCICRAKSSSSRFTDSKRYERDFQSCFGLGETRSGEICNACVLLVKRWKKLPVGSKKNWNHVVDARGGPSLKTTVKSKKVKSLSRRIRPNQLSRIQKELKRHNSDAHSTTSSASPAQSPSYSNQSDEGSDSELTPGSARSPVFSFLDLTYWKRQRVCCGIIYKGRFGEVLIDPHLFKPCCQKKQEQEQEEEEEEEEEEEEEDGELEKEEVQSSQEILQPHSSLQMKVEPEVEEDW, encoded by the exons atgtttgGCTTTCATAAGCCGAAGATGTACCGCAGCCTTGATGGATGCTGCATCTGCAGGGCAAAGTCCTCCAGCTCTCGTTTCACTGACAGCAAACGCTATGAGAGAGACTTTCAGAGCTGCTTTGG GTTAGGTGAAACTCGCTCTGGTGAAATCTGCAATGCTTGTGTTCTGCTGGTGAAACGCTGGAAGAAGCTTCCTGTGGGCTCCAAGAAGAACTGGAATCAT GTGGTTGATGCCCGAGGGGGACCCAGTCTGAAAACTACAGTGAAGTCCAAGAAAGTCAAATCTCTGTCCAGACGGATCCGACCGAACCAGCTCAGCAGAATTCAGAAAGAACTGAAGAGACACA ATTCAGATGCTCACAGCACCACCTCCAGTGCCAGCCCCGCCCAGTCACCCAGCTACAGTAACCAATCAGATGAAGGCTCTGACTCGGAGTTGACTCCTGGCTCAGCCCGCTCACCAGTCTTTTCCTTCTTGGACCTGACATACTGGAAAAG GCAGCGGGTATGTTGTGGCATCATCTACAAAGGTCGCTTTGGGGAGGTTTTGATCGACCCTCATCTCTTCAAGCCCTGCTGTCAGAAAAAACAGGAGCAAGAgcaggaggaagaagaagaggaggaggaggaggaggaagaagaagatggTGAACTTGAGAAAGAGGAGGTGCAGAGCAGTCAAGAAATTCTTCAACCGCACTCCTCTCTCCAAATGAAAGTGGAGCCGGAAGTGGAAGAGGATTGGTGA